A window from Trichomycterus rosablanca isolate fTriRos1 chromosome 21, fTriRos1.hap1, whole genome shotgun sequence encodes these proteins:
- the LOC134335575 gene encoding cyclin-O, with translation MSALSDSGFEEDIQSPSPSQQNTQWAEDANERLAAEWQHSDYQESCFIIQKNSEQHFHASHCLARQPQITAEARCKLVSWLIAVYKHFKLSFESCCLAVNIVDRFLVTTPVAADCFQLLGVTALLIATKHVEVCSPRIKHLLSLCCDSFSKQQLCNLECLVLLRLNFRLAAPTLAFFLDYFISRELSGPATRTEAGNDRKSRQVTEEQLCSARRYKCLARKVCELSLADYAFNKYQPSVIVQSAISVAKDLLRRHLKESTVKDASLAEMLDFLRVEDDSSSGFDNHSAIQQCTEELKLLVSLNQESIQNLIALCNSTKHH, from the exons ATGTCAGCATTAAGTGACTCCGGTTTCGAAGAGGACATCCAGAGTCCTTCTCCATCccagcagaacacacagtgGGCAGAGGATGCCAACGAGAGACTGGCAGCTGAGTGGCAGCACAGCGACTACCAGGAGAGCTGCTTCATCATCCAGAAAAACAGCGAGCAGCACTTCCATGCTTCTCACTGTCTGGCTCGTCAACcacag ATAACAGCAGAGGCACGCTGTAAACTGGTGAGCTGGCTTATCGctgtttataaacatttcaaGCTCTCGTTCGAGTCCTGCTGCTTGGCCGTGAACATCGTGGACCGTTTTCTGGTCACGACACCAGTGGCAGCAGATTGCTTCCAGTTACTCGGTGTGACGGCTTTACTAATTGCAACCAAACAC GTTGAGGTTTGCTCACCACGTATCAAGCACCTGCTCTCCCTCTGCTGTGATTCTTTCTCTAAACAACAGCTCTGCAACCTCGAATGCCTCGTTCTGCTCAGACTCAACTTCAGGCTGGCCGCCCCGACTCTGGCTTTCTTCCTCGATTACTTCATCAGTCGGGAGTTGTCCGGACCTGCGACCAGAACGGAAGCAGGAAACGACCGCAAGAGCCGGCAAGTCACAGAAGAGCAGCTCTGCAGTGCCAGAAGATATAAATGCTTAGCCCGCAAGGTGTGTGAGCTGAGCCTGGCAGACTACGCTTTTAACAAGTATCAGCCGTCTGTGATCGTGCAGAGCGCCATAAGTGTGGCGAAAGATCTGCTAAGGAGACATTTGAAAGAGTCCACGGTTAAAGACGCCAGCTTAGCCGAGATGTTGGACTTCCTCCGTGTCGAAGATGACAGTTCGTCAGGGTTCGATAATCATTCTGCAATTCAGCAATGCACAGAGGAGCTTAAACTGCTGGTATCTCTCAACCAGGAGTCAATTCAGAACTTGATAGCACTCtgtaacagtacaaaacatcatTAA